In the genome of Coraliomargarita algicola, one region contains:
- a CDS encoding lipocalin family protein, with protein MRLLRPVAPALLLLGLSFFTACRALPEDPPATVESVDLNRYTGLWHELARLPVFFQKDNERATAEYVMNDAGNIDLVNTAIAPDGSQRSVTGTAVPVAGSNNAKLKVSIDNFFAQIFGSPPDYGNYWILKLESDYSIALVGSPNRKTLWLLAKTPEIPASKLQAYIAYAETLGYEVSELIINNGH; from the coding sequence ATGCGATTACTACGACCAGTCGCCCCCGCACTCCTGTTACTTGGGCTCAGTTTTTTCACGGCCTGCCGCGCACTGCCCGAAGATCCACCAGCCACCGTGGAGTCGGTCGATCTGAACCGCTACACCGGCTTATGGCATGAACTCGCTCGCCTGCCCGTCTTCTTTCAAAAAGATAACGAACGGGCGACGGCCGAATACGTGATGAATGACGCGGGCAATATCGACCTAGTCAATACCGCCATCGCACCCGATGGCTCTCAACGCTCAGTCACCGGGACGGCCGTGCCAGTCGCAGGCTCCAACAACGCGAAGCTCAAGGTCTCGATTGATAACTTCTTCGCCCAAATATTTGGGAGCCCTCCCGATTATGGTAACTACTGGATCTTGAAGTTAGAATCCGACTACAGTATTGCACTGGTCGGCTCGCCCAATCGCAAAACCCTCTGGCTTCTAGCTAAAACTCCAGAGATCCCCGCATCCAAATTGCAAGCCTACATCGCCTACGCCGAAACGCTGGGTTACGAGGTCAGCGAACTCATTATCAATAACGGACACTGA
- a CDS encoding 2Fe-2S iron-sulfur cluster-binding protein, protein MANIIFQKSGVTAPWTGDEESILELGEVHDLDLDYGCRMGNCTACQQPLLSGEVEYPMGHTAEPDDDHVLICCCQPKGDADVVIDA, encoded by the coding sequence ATGGCTAATATCATTTTTCAAAAATCCGGCGTCACCGCACCTTGGACCGGCGACGAAGAGAGCATCTTAGAACTAGGCGAAGTTCACGACCTCGATCTGGACTACGGCTGCCGCATGGGCAATTGCACCGCTTGTCAGCAACCACTCCTCTCCGGCGAAGTTGAATACCCGATGGGCCATACCGCAGAGCCAGACGATGATCATGTCCTCATCTGCTGCTGCCAGCCAAAGGGCGATGCCGACGTCGTGATCGACGCTTAA